The proteins below come from a single Fodinicola acaciae genomic window:
- a CDS encoding DUF6912 family protein — MRIYLPATLPSLREFSESGTTTAPTAFAVTPALREWYVDDDVEELEYAAFTEAARASLRLIDHDPTAPRRRVVISVDVDEKAVQSRPELDRAVIRVNEPVPFSAVAAIHVDGVAAVEDVTAAVKVVIEADLGDEDAQFVVDGAEGHELEWYDVTEIGDLVK; from the coding sequence ATGAGAATCTACCTGCCGGCGACGCTGCCGTCGCTGCGCGAGTTTTCCGAGAGCGGGACGACGACCGCGCCGACCGCTTTCGCCGTCACGCCGGCGCTGCGCGAGTGGTATGTCGACGACGACGTCGAGGAGCTCGAATACGCCGCGTTCACCGAGGCGGCGCGTGCCTCGCTGCGGCTGATCGACCACGACCCGACAGCGCCGCGCCGCCGCGTGGTGATTTCCGTTGACGTGGACGAAAAAGCCGTCCAGTCGCGGCCGGAGCTCGACCGCGCGGTCATACGCGTCAACGAACCCGTTCCGTTCTCCGCGGTCGCCGCCATCCACGTCGACGGCGTGGCGGCGGTGGAAGACGTGACGGCCGCCGTGAAGGTCGTCATCGAGGCCGACCTCGGCGACGAGGACGCCCAGTTCGTCGTCGACGGTGCCGAGGGCCACGAGCTGGAGTGGTACGACGTCACCGAGATCGGCGACCTCGTCAAATAA
- a CDS encoding PhzF family phenazine biosynthesis protein gives MHPYVITDVFTDTPLEGNPLAVFTAGDRVPEERMQRLAKELNLSETVFVLPAERGGDARIRIFTPAAELPFAGHPTLGTALLLADGRDEITLETGAGDIRITIDAGGEGQMAQPIPTWQAYDQAGELLAALGVGQAELPVEIYQNGPRHVYVALPSADAVAALAPDLTRLGRLGAMGVNCFAGSAQEWKTRVFCPGLGVPEDPATGSAAGPLAVHLARHGRIGFGQRVRISQGAEIGRPSTLYAQVDGSGDDIERVLVSGSAVVVARGEFS, from the coding sequence ATGCATCCGTACGTGATCACCGACGTCTTCACCGACACGCCGCTGGAAGGAAACCCGCTCGCCGTCTTCACCGCCGGCGACCGGGTCCCCGAGGAGCGCATGCAGCGGCTGGCCAAGGAGCTCAACCTGTCCGAGACGGTCTTCGTGCTGCCGGCCGAGCGTGGCGGTGACGCGCGGATCAGGATCTTCACGCCGGCCGCCGAGCTCCCGTTCGCCGGCCATCCAACGCTGGGCACCGCGCTGTTGCTGGCCGACGGCCGCGACGAGATCACGCTGGAGACCGGTGCCGGCGACATCAGGATCACCATCGACGCCGGCGGCGAGGGACAGATGGCGCAGCCGATCCCGACCTGGCAGGCGTACGACCAGGCCGGCGAGCTGCTGGCCGCGCTCGGCGTCGGCCAGGCCGAGCTGCCGGTGGAGATCTACCAGAACGGACCGCGGCACGTGTACGTCGCGCTGCCGTCGGCCGACGCGGTGGCGGCGCTCGCGCCTGACCTGACCAGGCTCGGCCGGCTCGGCGCGATGGGGGTCAACTGCTTCGCCGGCTCGGCGCAGGAGTGGAAGACGCGCGTCTTCTGCCCGGGCCTCGGCGTGCCGGAGGACCCGGCGACCGGTTCCGCCGCCGGGCCGTTGGCGGTGCACCTGGCCAGGCACGGCCGGATCGGCTTCGGCCAGCGCGTACGGATCAGCCAGGGCGCCGAGATCGGCCGACCGTCGACGCTGTATGCGCAGGTGGACGGGTCCGGTGACGACATCGAGCGGGTGCTCGTCTCCGGTTCGGCGGTCGTCGTCGCTCGCGGCGAGTTTTCCTAG